A genomic region of Oryza glaberrima chromosome 1, OglaRS2, whole genome shotgun sequence contains the following coding sequences:
- the LOC127770366 gene encoding CBL-interacting protein kinase 30 yields MAMETTSQDSQVIMGRYKLGRLLGRGTFAKVYKAYKLATGEAVAIKVFDKEAVQRSGTVEQVKREVDVMRRVHHRHVIRLHEVMATRSRIYFVMEYASGGELFTLLSRSPRFPEPVARRYFQQLITAVEFCHSRGVYHRDLKPENLLLDTRGDLKVTDFGLSALDGGLRGDGLLHTTCGTPAYVAPEVLLKRGYDGAKADIWSCGVILFVLLAGYLPFNETNLVILYRNITESNYRCPPWFSVEARKLLARLLDPNPKTRITISKIMDRPWFQQATCPLGDMSLVASAPSVLLARKEASQQHDDEEDDGFAREKKKRSKVIMSSPVIDVRPSSMNAFDIISRSRGLDLSKMFDAEERRSEARFSTRETTTAIVSKLEEIAEAGRFSFKLKEKGRVELEGSQDGRKGALAIEAEIFKVAPEVHVVEVRKTGGDSPDFRDFYKQELKPSLGDMVWAWQGGDSPPPPPLVPAAGRRPITKRS; encoded by the coding sequence ATGGCCATGGAGACGACGAGCCAAGATTCGCAGGTGATCATGGGCCGGTACAAGCTCGGCCGGCTCCTCGGCCGTGGCACGTTCGCCAAGGTCTACAAGGCCTATAAGTTGGCCACTGGCGAGGCCGTCGCCATCAAGGTGTTCGACAAGGAGGCGGTGCAGCGGTCCGGCACGGTGGAGCAGGTGAAGCGCGAGGTGGACGTCATGCGGCGTGTGCACCACCGCCACGTCATTCGCCTCCACGAGGTGATGGCTACGCGGTCCAGGATCTACTTCGTCATGGAGtacgcgagcggcggcgagctcttcACCCTCCTCTCCCGGAGCCCGCGGTTCCCAGAGCCCGTCGCGCGCCGCTACTTCCAGCAGCTGATCACCGCCGTGGAGTTCTGCCACAGCCGCGGCGTGTACCACCGCGACCTCAAGCCCGAGAacctcctcctcgacacccGCGGCGACCTCAAGGTCACCGACTTCGGCCTCAGCGCGCTAGACGGCGGCCTCCGCGGCGACGGCCTCTTGCACACCACGTGCGGCACGCCGGCGTACGTCGCTCCCGAGGTGCTCCTGAAGCGTGGCTACGACGGCGCCAAGGCGGACATCTGGTCGTGCGGCGTGATCCTCTTCGTGCTCCTCGCCGGCTACCTCCCCTTCAACGAAACCAACCTCGTGATCCTGTACCGGAATATCACGGAGAGCAACTACAGGTGCCCGCCGTGGTTCTCCGTCGAGGCGCGCAAGCTCCTCGCCAGGCTGCTCGACCCGAACCCCAAGACCCGGATCACCATCTCCAAGATCATGGACAGGCCATGGTTCCAGCAGGCGACGTGCCCGCTCGGCGACATGTCCCTCGTCGCGAGCGCGCCCTCGGTGCTGCTTGCCAGAAAGGAAGCCAGCCAGCagcacgacgacgaggaggacgatggGTTTGCAcgggagaagaagaagcggtCCAAGGTGATCATGTCGTCGCCGGTGATCGACGTGAGGCCCTCGAGCATGAACGCCTTCGACATCATCTCGCGGTCGAGAGGGCTGGACCTGTCCAAGATGTTCGACGCGGAGGAGCGCAGGTCGGAGGCGCGGTTCTCCACCAGGGAGACCACGACGGCGATCGTCTCCAAGCTGGAGGAGATCGCGGAGGCGGGGAGGTTCAGCTTCAAGCTGAAGGAGAAAGGGAGGGTCGAGCTGGAGGGGAGCCAGGACGGGCGGAAGGGCGCGCTGGCCATCGAGGCGGAGATCTTCAAGGTGGCGCCGGAGGTGCACGTGGTGGAGGTGAGGAAGACCGGCGGCGACTCACCGGATTTCCGGGACTTCTACAAGCAGGAGCTTAAGCCGTCGCTTGGCGACATGGTGTGGGCGTGGCAGGGAGgtgactcgccgccgccgccgccgctcgtgccggcggcggggaggaggccgatCACGAAGCGCTCTTGA
- the LOC127752684 gene encoding CBL-interacting protein kinase 12, with protein MLMATVSPARREPTPQAVRASPMPSAAAALVRRGGGGSGGTVLGKYELGRVLGQGSFAKVYQARHLETDECVAIKVLDKEKAVKGGMVHLVKREINVLRRVRHPNIVQLFEVMASKTKIYFVMEYVRGGELFSRVSKGRLREDTARRYFQQLVSAVDFCHARGVFHRDLKPENLLVDENGDLKVSDFGLAAGPDQFDPDGLLHTFCGTPAYVAPEVLRRRGYDGAKADIWSCGVILFALMAGYLPFHDHNIMVLYRKIYKGEFRCPRWFSKDFTRLITRLLDANPKTRITVPEIIESDWFKKGYKPVKFYIEDDKLYNLSDDVLNLEPADPVPPPLGLAPPVPPPPQGDDPDGSGSESDSSVVSCPATLSTGESQRVRGSLPRPASLNAFDIISFSKGFNLSGLFEERGNEIRFVSGEPMSDIVKKLEEIAKVKSFTVRRKDWRVSIEGTREGVKGPLTIGAEIFELTPSLVVVEVKRKAGDNEEYEDFCNMELKPGMQHLVHQMLPAPNGTPVIEKVERSSSLQAPLTLKLIGTEGSMS; from the exons ATGCTGATGGCGACCGTCTCGCCGGCGCGGAGGGAGCCGACGCCGCAGGCGGTGCGGGCGTCCCCGatgccatcggcggcggcggcgttggtgaggagaggcggtggtggtaGCGGGGGGACGGTGCTGGGGAAGTACGAGCTGGGGCGCGTCCTGGGACAGGGCTCGTTCGCGAAGGTGTACCAGGCGAGGCACCTGGAGACCGACGAGTGCGTGGCAATCAAGGTGCTCGACAAGGAGAAGGCCGTGAAGGGCGGGATGGTCCACCTCGTCAAGCGCGAGATCAACGTGCTCCGCCGGGTGCGCCACCCGAACATCGTGCAGCTGTTCGAGGTAATGGCCAGCAAGACCAAGATCTACTTCGTCATGGAGTAtgtccgcggcggcgagctcttcTCCCGCGTCTCCAAGGGACGCCTCAGGGAGGACACCGCGCGGCGCTACTTCCAGCAGCTTGTCTCCGCCGTCGACTTCTGCCACGCCCGCGGCGTGTTCCACCGTGACCTCAAGCCCGAGAACCTCCTCGTGGATGAGAACGGGGACTTGAAGGTCTCGgacttcggcctcgccgccggccccgaCCAGTTCGACCCCGACGGTCTGCTCCACACGTTCTGCGGCACGCCGGCCTACGTCGCCCCCGAGGTGCTCAGGCGCCGCGGATACGACGGCGCCAAGGCGGACATATGGTCATGCGGTGTCATCCTCTTTGCGCTCATGGCCGGGTACCTCCCTTTCCATGACCACAACATCATGGTTCTGTACCGGAAGATCTACAAGGGGGAGTTCAGGTGTCCAAGGTGGTTCTCCAAGGATTTTACTAGATTGATAACGCGCCTTCTTGACGCAAACCCCAAAACTAGGATCACCGTGCCAGAGATCATTGAGAGCGATTGGTTCAAGAAAGGATACAAGCCAGTCAAGTTTTACATTGAGGATGACAAGCTCTACAACCTATCTGATGACGTGCTGAACTTGGAGCCTGCTGATCCTGTTCCCCCACCATTGGGTTTGGCACCTCCTGTTCCTCCACCTCCACAAGGGGATGATCCTGATGGTTCAGGGTCTGAGTCAGATTCATCAGTCGTATCCTGCCCGGCCACATTGTCAACTGGGGAGAGCCAGAGAGTCCGTGGGTCACTACCACGCCCAGCAAGCCTTAATGCATTTGATATCATATCATTCTCAAAAGGATTCAACTTGTCTGGGCTGTTTGAGGAGAGGGGGAACGAGATCAGGTTTGTATCTGGTGAGCCCATGTCTGACATTGTAAAAAAGCTGGAGGAGATTGCAAAGGTCAAGAGCTTCACAGTGCGGAGGAAGGACTGGCGGGTGAGCATAGAGGGTACACGCGAAGGAGTTAAGGGGCCTCTAACCATAGGCGCGGAGATATTTGAGCTTACACCCTCCCTTGTAGTAGTGGAAGTAAAAAGAAAGGCAGGTGATAATGAAGAGTATGAGGATTTCTGCAACATGGAGTTGAAGCCAGGAATGCAGCACCTTGTGCACCAGATGCTCCCAGCTCCAAATGGAACTCCTGTGATTGAGAAGGTTGAAAG GTCTTCAAGCTTACAGGCTCCCCTCACCCTGAAGTTGATAGGAACAGAAGGCAGCATGAGCTAG
- the LOC127772151 gene encoding uncharacterized protein LOC127772151 isoform X1: protein MASDTKAVAALFSMYNDDEEEDDGDEPRPPSPPAAATSSSPSPQTEGEGSNPNPNAAASSAPPSPPLAEDPAGRRTLASPYPSPGLPPLPSRRSSSPFAISSPSPLRPAAAMPPADLPRPRRRVLLAIVDYAHDETAMSPEQEDGEINGIDKSGLDAQVAEGNYEEKTLSGIVHILTPNIRSEMSQQNDAPEQNQVGAAAAMSVTGAEMEDVQVEEAADNMQNDDPLSRFLPPPVTAKCSSAALQQKINKFLAYKRAGKSFNSEVRNRKDYRNPDFLQHAVRYQEIDQIGTCFSKDVFDPYGYDRSDYYDEIEADMKREVERKELEKKKSGKVDFITGGVQAPISAAIPKIAAAVSAAAAAGAPLVSISGEGVQKEARPNKKSKWDKVDGDIKNPVAPSGLDNLSAAALLTSANVGAGYAAFAQQKRKEAEEKKISDHKSDRRS from the exons ATGGCGTCCGACACCAAGGCAGTAGCCGCTCTCTTCTCCATGtacaacgacgacgaggaagaggatgacGGCGACGAGCCCAGACCCccttcgccgcccgccgccgcaacctcctcgtcgccgtcacctCAGACCGAAGGCGAGGGCTCAAACCCTAACCCCAACGCTGCCGCTTCTTCGGCgcccccatcccctcccctcgccgAGGATCCGGCCGGCCGCAGAACCCTAGCCAGCCCCTACCCCTCGCCGGGGCTCCCGCCGCTGCCTTCGCGCCGCTCGTCCTCGCCCTTCGCGATTTCGTCCCCCTCCCCGCTCCGCCCCGCCGCGGCCATGCCGCCGGCCGACCTGCCGCGCCCCCGTCGGCGTGTCCTGCTTGCTATCGTGGACTACGCTCATGACGAAACGGCCATGTCGCCGGAGCAGGAG GATGGGGAGATCAATGGCATAGACAAATCGGGTTTGGATGCTCAGGTTGCTGAGG GGAATTATGAAGAAAAGACTCTCTCAGGTATTGTTCACATACTGACCCCAAATATACGATCAGAAATGTCTCAGCAGAACGATGCACCTGAACAGAATCAAGTAGGGGCAGCTGCAGCAATGAGTGTAACTGGAGCAGAAATGGAAGATGTTCAGGTGGAAGAAGCTGCTGATAACATGCAGAATGATGATCCTCTGAGTCgtttccttcctcctcctgtgaCTGCAAAATGTTCTTCTGCAGCACTACAG CAAAAGATCAACAAGTTCCTTGCGTACAAAAGGGCTGGAAAGAGCTTCAATTCTGAAGTGCGCAATAGAAAGGACTACAGGAATCCAGACTTTTTGCAGCATGCTGTGCGGTACCAAGAAATTGACCAGATAGGGACCTGCTTCAGTAAAGATGTTTTTGATCCTTATGGGTACGATAGAAGCGATTACTATGATGAGATCG AAGCTGATATGAAGCGTGAAGTTGAGAGAAAGGAACTGGAGAAGAAAAAGAGTGGAAAGGTTGACTTTATCACTGGAGGAGTACAAGCTCCAATTAGTGCAGCAATACCGAAAATTGCAG CTGCTGtatcagcagcagctgctgctggtgcaCCATTGGTTTCGATATCGGGAGAAGGCGTACAGAAAGAGGCTAGGCcaaacaagaagtcaaaatgGGATAAG GTTGATGGGGATATTAAGAACCCTGTGGCTCCAAGTGGACTTGATAATTTGTCAGCAGCCGCGCTTCTAACTTCAGCAAATGTTGGTGCTGGATACGCTGCTTTTGC GCAACAAAAGAGGAAAGAagctgaagaaaagaaaataagcgATCATAAATCAGACAGAAGATCGTAG
- the LOC127772151 gene encoding uncharacterized protein LOC127772151 isoform X2, translating into MASDTKAVAALFSMYNDDEEEDDGDEPRPPSPPAAATSSSPSPQTEGEGSNPNPNAAASSAPPSPPLAEDPAGRRTLASPYPSPGLPPLPSRRSSSPFAISSPSPLRPAAAMPPADLPRPRRRVLLAIVDYAHDETAMSPEQEDGEINGIDKSGLDAQVAEEMSQQNDAPEQNQVGAAAAMSVTGAEMEDVQVEEAADNMQNDDPLSRFLPPPVTAKCSSAALQQKINKFLAYKRAGKSFNSEVRNRKDYRNPDFLQHAVRYQEIDQIGTCFSKDVFDPYGYDRSDYYDEIEADMKREVERKELEKKKSGKVDFITGGVQAPISAAIPKIAAAVSAAAAAGAPLVSISGEGVQKEARPNKKSKWDKVDGDIKNPVAPSGLDNLSAAALLTSANVGAGYAAFAQQKRKEAEEKKISDHKSDRRS; encoded by the exons ATGGCGTCCGACACCAAGGCAGTAGCCGCTCTCTTCTCCATGtacaacgacgacgaggaagaggatgacGGCGACGAGCCCAGACCCccttcgccgcccgccgccgcaacctcctcgtcgccgtcacctCAGACCGAAGGCGAGGGCTCAAACCCTAACCCCAACGCTGCCGCTTCTTCGGCgcccccatcccctcccctcgccgAGGATCCGGCCGGCCGCAGAACCCTAGCCAGCCCCTACCCCTCGCCGGGGCTCCCGCCGCTGCCTTCGCGCCGCTCGTCCTCGCCCTTCGCGATTTCGTCCCCCTCCCCGCTCCGCCCCGCCGCGGCCATGCCGCCGGCCGACCTGCCGCGCCCCCGTCGGCGTGTCCTGCTTGCTATCGTGGACTACGCTCATGACGAAACGGCCATGTCGCCGGAGCAGGAG GATGGGGAGATCAATGGCATAGACAAATCGGGTTTGGATGCTCAGGTTGCTGAGG AAATGTCTCAGCAGAACGATGCACCTGAACAGAATCAAGTAGGGGCAGCTGCAGCAATGAGTGTAACTGGAGCAGAAATGGAAGATGTTCAGGTGGAAGAAGCTGCTGATAACATGCAGAATGATGATCCTCTGAGTCgtttccttcctcctcctgtgaCTGCAAAATGTTCTTCTGCAGCACTACAG CAAAAGATCAACAAGTTCCTTGCGTACAAAAGGGCTGGAAAGAGCTTCAATTCTGAAGTGCGCAATAGAAAGGACTACAGGAATCCAGACTTTTTGCAGCATGCTGTGCGGTACCAAGAAATTGACCAGATAGGGACCTGCTTCAGTAAAGATGTTTTTGATCCTTATGGGTACGATAGAAGCGATTACTATGATGAGATCG AAGCTGATATGAAGCGTGAAGTTGAGAGAAAGGAACTGGAGAAGAAAAAGAGTGGAAAGGTTGACTTTATCACTGGAGGAGTACAAGCTCCAATTAGTGCAGCAATACCGAAAATTGCAG CTGCTGtatcagcagcagctgctgctggtgcaCCATTGGTTTCGATATCGGGAGAAGGCGTACAGAAAGAGGCTAGGCcaaacaagaagtcaaaatgGGATAAG GTTGATGGGGATATTAAGAACCCTGTGGCTCCAAGTGGACTTGATAATTTGTCAGCAGCCGCGCTTCTAACTTCAGCAAATGTTGGTGCTGGATACGCTGCTTTTGC GCAACAAAAGAGGAAAGAagctgaagaaaagaaaataagcgATCATAAATCAGACAGAAGATCGTAG